The Ziziphus jujuba cultivar Dongzao chromosome 3, ASM3175591v1 region tttggaaatgtATAATAAATAAGCCAAAAAGCATTAAATGTGCAAATGCCATTTTTATTCTCTGTTCTCTGCTGCAttttaatagcttttgttttctctctttctttctctcaggAATTTCGTTCTCcgaggtttttattttatttgctggGTTTTTGATCGTCTCTGTCATTTGAAACTTACTGCTTACTGCATCATTATTTTTCATGGACTTTTTTTTCGTCCTTAATCTTGTGTTTCCATTTGGCCTGTTTTTCTTCTATAAGAATTTCTTGTTTCTATGTGTGTGGGTTTTGTTACTTATATGGGTTATGGGGATTTGATCATGGGTTTATAGATATTCAGGAAAATGTTTGGCATCTAAGCTGATCAAAGTGTTCAGTACTCAGTTACTTGCTATACTATGAAGACATTGATACTATTTATCTGCATTCTGAGTTATTACTTAGTTTCATTATCATCCATTGTTTCTGATCCTGGgtttattgatttaatatatatcttttacagtatggttgatttttctaaatatcatttcctccccctccccctcccccccccccccttcctgATGTAGCTTCATTTTGGTTTTGAAGTGGGTTTATAGCTGTGTTTTTGTATGTTGTTGCAGCGCTATATGCAATCTCTTTTAAAGAAGTAAATGGGGGCTACTTTTAGTTGATAAAATTTCATACAAACAATGGCTTTGGGGGTGAGAGTGGGAGAGTTTTGATTGCTTCATAGTTGAAACTCACTGTTCTTGTTCATGACAGTGACTGTTTGGTGATGGACGCATTTGGTTGTAAGTGGGATGATGATGAGTGCTCTGTCATTGGAGATAAAGGGGAAGTTGGGTTTATAGACTTTGATGATGATAAATCAGTTTGTAGTTACAACCCAGTTGAAGAGGGTCCAATTGTTATTTCTGTTCCATTTCCCTTGGTGCGTGGACAGCCTCAGTCAGTATTTGTAGGGGAAACAGCTGCAGAGTCGATAACAGTTCAGAATACCACAAATGATCCAGTTGATCTATGGGGTATAAAAATTTATGCCTCAAATCCTGAGAACTCGTTCTCACTTTCTCTAATGGAGCCTCCGTCTTCAAATTCTGATGGGAAAAGTGCCCGAGGCTTCCTTGAGTCTTTTTCCTTGGAAGATAGAGTGCTTCAGCCAGGTGAGAATTTGACTTTATGGCTGTCCTGCAAGCCAAAAGAAATTGGTATGCACACATCAATTGTGCATTTTGATCTGGAGACAGACAAGATAGAACGGGTGGTTTTTCTCTTGGCAGAAGATAAGATCTCCCATTCTTTGGCTTCTAAGGCCCCCTACACAAAAAGCAAGAAGAAGAAACTGTTTACTGTGGATGCATTTGTAACAGGTTCACGTCCTACTGGTCCAAAGGACCGGTCCTTCAAAAAGCGGCTTCCCCGATATGACATTCCAAATGATATTAGAGAATTGCTCGAGAGCAAGCAGATGCCCGATGTTGTCCAAGAAGGTCTTAACGGAGAGAATTATGcttgtttttttaaaactttacttATCATGGAAGAATTACAACTGGAGGTAACTTTTTAATTGTCGAGGATGGAAATGGTAACTCTAtagattttgtttgtttgtttgtttatgctAAAATTGGTGTTTTGTAATTCAGGAAGACATGAGGACCTATGACATGGAACATGTTACTTTGAAGAGGAGGGGAAGTCAATTTTTGTCCCTTGTGGTTCCAGGGCTTGCAGAAAGAAGACCATCACTTGTCCATGGGGATTATATTTTTGCCAAGTTTCCCTCTGAATACGAAGATGATGAAACTCTTCCATATCAGGTTTGTGTTTGGTGGCACATGTACCACCtgactattaaaatatttttacttttgaatTTGTTAAAAACAGATATGTTTATTCTTTGGTTCCCAAAATGGTCTTTaacttttattatcattttccagGTGAAGAAGGTTTTATTAACATGTTTTTGATATCTTCCGCTAGAAAATGATTTTTAGACTAAACTTGAATATACCTTGCCTCTCTTTCATTTTAGGCAGAAGTTGATCTAACATGAATACTTTATTTGAACCTGCATCCATGTATTACCGTAAAATGCATTCTGTTTTCACATGTTGTTGGTTAATACATTTCTTGTTGTTggtatatattgttattattttgaaattaatatccAGAATCCTATATTTGTTTTGCCAAACTAACTATGCTGTTCTCAGGGTTATATCCACCGTGTTGAGGCTGATGAAGTATATTTGAAGTTTGCCCCTGAATTTCATTTGGCCCATGTTGATGGTAACGTCTATAATGTACACTTTACGTACAATCGAGTCAACATGAGAAGGTTATACCAAGCTGTTGATGCTACAGAACAACTAGAAACCGAGTTCCTATTTCCATCAGAGTCCTTTGAAAGGAGGCTGATTAGACACACTCCACTGGCCCCTATATCTTGCCTTCTTAATGAGCAGCAGATTTTTTCAATTGAGATGATCCTTGGCTGCAAAGGAATGCCTCCTTATGTGATTTATGGACCTCCAGGTACAGGTAAGACCATGACAATAGTGGAAGCAATCCTTCAGCTGTACAGAACTCGAAAAAGTACTCGGATTCTTGTGT contains the following coding sequences:
- the LOC107405562 gene encoding probable RNA helicase SDE3 isoform X2 — encoded protein: MDAFGCKWDDDECSVIGDKGEVGFIDFDDDKSVCSYNPVEEGPIVISVPFPLVRGQPQSVFVGETAAESITVQNTTNDPVDLWGIKIYASNPENSFSLSLMEPPSSNSDGKSARGFLESFSLEDRVLQPGENLTLWLSCKPKEIGMHTSIVHFDLETDKIERVVFLLAEDKISHSLASKAPYTKSKKKKLFTVDAFVTGSRPTGPKDRSFKKRLPRYDIPNDIRELLESKQMPDVVQEGLNGENYACFFKTLLIMEELQLEEDMRTYDMEHVTLKRRGSQFLSLVVPGLAERRPSLVHGDYIFAKFPSEYEDDETLPYQGYIHRVEADEVYLKFAPEFHLAHVDGNVYNVHFTYNRVNMRRLYQAVDATEQLETEFLFPSESFERRLIRHTPLAPISCLLNEQQIFSIEMILGCKGMPPYVIYGPPGTGKTMTIVEAILQLYRTRKSTRILVCAPSNSAADHILEKLLSEKTVEVKENELFRLNAATRPFEDVNPNHIRFCFFNDLIFQCPPLSALLRYRIIISTYMSASLFYSEGVRRGHFSHIFLDEAGQASEPETMIPLSNLCRKNTVVVLAGDPMQLGPVVYSKDAEINGLGKSYLERISECELYSSGDENYVTKLIRNYRCHREILYLPSNLFYGGELVACKDDKGSLLERVDLLPNKEFPVLFFGIQGFDEREGSNPSWFNRVEASKVVEVIKRLTFSSNFNEEDIGVITPYRQQVLKLKQTLENLDMPVIKVGSVEQFQGQEKQVIIISTVRSTIKHNEFDRNHCLGFLSNSRRFNVAITRAISLLIIIGNPHIISMDPYWNKLLWRCADNNSYLGCPLPERQEFVDEDSLPEEDQFEYSEENPLSSKDVECGEESSKTKDDGWGEESLYTPQPVKDEAEWSDGWK